CCCGCACGACCGATGGCGGCCCGAACCACGGCACCGACGTGATGGTCTATCGCATCGTCGAGGAGGCGTTCCGCGGCCTGAACTACTCCGGCGCGTCGGCCCAGAGCCTCGTGCTCATCGGCCTCATCATGGTCTTCACCTTCATCCAGTTCCACTTCATCGAGCGCCAGGTCCATTACAAGTGAGGCTCCCATGATCCAGCGGACCCCCTTCGCCAACGCGCTGACCTATGGCGTGATGATCTTCGGCTTCCTGCTGCTGATCGGCCCCTTCATCGTCATCGTGTCGGGCGCCAGCCAGACCTTCCAGCAGGTCAACGCCATCCCCTTCAGCTTCGTGCCGCAGGATCGCCTCTTCGAGAACATGGGCGCGGCCTGGTCGCGCGCCAGCCTCGGGACGGCGATGCTGAACAGCTTCGTGATGGCGAGCCTTGTCACGGTCGGCAAGGTGGCGCTGTCGGCGCTGACGGCATTTGCCATCGTGTTCTTCCGCACACCGCTCAAGGGCTTTTTCTTCTGGATGGTGTTCATCACCCTGATGCTGCCGCTCGAAGTGCGCGTGGTGCCCACCTATGCGGTTGCCGCCGATCTGTTCCAACCGATCCGATTGCTGATTTCCGCCATCACCGGCTTCGAGATCTCCGTCGACTGGAACCTTCTCAATTCCTATGCCGGTCTGACATTGCCGCTGATCGCCACGGCGACCGGAACCTTCCTCTACCGCCAGTTCTACCTGACCCTGCCGGACGAGCTGGCGGAGGCGGCGCGTATGGACGGGTCAGGCGCAATCCGCTTTTTCATCGACATGCTGCTGCCGCTCTCGCGCACCAACATGCTGGCGCTGACCACGATCATGTTCGTCTACGGCTGGAACCAGTATCTCTGGCCCCTCCTGATGGTGACGGACCCGCAATACAAGACCACGATGATGTCGCTGGTTGCGCTCCTGCCCGCCGACAACGGCACGCCGGACTGGAACGTGACGCTCGCCGGTTCTTTGATCATCATGCTGCCTCCACTCATCGTCGTCGCCGTGCTGCAGCGGTGGTTCGTTCGCGGCCTCGTGGCCACGGAAAAATGACCCCGCTTTCCCCGAACAGAATAGACAGAGAGGTCCGCGCTCATGGCTGACATCGAAATTCGCGCCGTGCGTAAATCTTACGGAAAGAACCCCACCCTGCATGGCATCGACCTCGCCTTCGCGTCAGGAGAATTCGTCGTGATCCTCGGCCCGTCCGGCTGCGGAAAATCGACCCTTCTGCGGATGATCGCGGGGTTGGAGGACATCACCGCCGGCGAGATCGCCATCAACGGAAAGGTCGTCAACAGGCTCGAGCCGCGCGAACGCGGCTGCGCCATGGTGTTCCAGAACTACGCCCTCTAC
The nucleotide sequence above comes from Ensifer adhaerens. Encoded proteins:
- a CDS encoding ABC transporter permease subunit, whose amino-acid sequence is MIQRTPFANALTYGVMIFGFLLLIGPFIVIVSGASQTFQQVNAIPFSFVPQDRLFENMGAAWSRASLGTAMLNSFVMASLVTVGKVALSALTAFAIVFFRTPLKGFFFWMVFITLMLPLEVRVVPTYAVAADLFQPIRLLISAITGFEISVDWNLLNSYAGLTLPLIATATGTFLYRQFYLTLPDELAEAARMDGSGAIRFFIDMLLPLSRTNMLALTTIMFVYGWNQYLWPLLMVTDPQYKTTMMSLVALLPADNGTPDWNVTLAGSLIIMLPPLIVVAVLQRWFVRGLVATEK